One segment of Bombus pascuorum chromosome 6, iyBomPasc1.1, whole genome shotgun sequence DNA contains the following:
- the LOC132908033 gene encoding speckle targeted PIP5K1A-regulated poly(A) polymerase-like isoform X1, giving the protein MSKHCDICSTYFQDEYALQGHLAGKKHLKALERLQVMERSIVVLPLPKFIPAHRLIHFFQQYGVIKGHQFGPRYLIVEFCDRSSAEAVLNKPIWIDNVKLNIEKRKAHNNLKRSKSEKQNNPMENTDSISYDNIKYIFEEESTFDNQLMIFLNAVQLTDIELETRYKSICTQMDKIFKVIFPRCKTYRFGSTQTGLGFKECDLDIYMDIGEPINESKSTSTDAWTMHKIFKEVKKIMYRMNCVFSNIILIPKAKTPIIKFYYVRTNVSCDISFKNSLGVYKSYLIKYCISLDNRLKPLMLLIKYWARHFKISSGRKISNYALVLLIIFYLQQPSVNIIPPLMILKNTCRPQIINGWQVNFDTNAVIPPITNKNNIPQLLHGFFFFYATFEFKSQVICPIDGMVHTESEFKNIKNLPSCMNRYKACVKEDESLKFNVNKPMCVQDPIELCHNVTASTQISTLDSVVRYCEIGAEICAISSKNDYKDLMKTLLTTDLKKKGKFNITISANQFQYGSNSMETCVNTTEKTKFSNSDWYSTIFNIVKDIFEKVFMVQVEVLPVETEAKQQKVEMLSDVHIEKQHTVTLHCTGTHCIWRNRRIDNNVLDPSLSCLQKEALVSKQTVENCGKEKIINRTNLDFIYTFKKKDPLKVILTVSNKHCDDHVFQEFACFARGKIAEIIKRTLIHMQQFNKS; this is encoded by the exons aagaaacatttaaaagcACTGGAACGATTGCAAGTTATGGAAAGATCAATTGTTGTTTTGCCATTACCGAAATTTATTCCTGCTCATAGacttattcatttttttcaacAATATGGTGTAATTAAAGGACATCAATTTGGTCCAAGATATCTCATAGTTGAATTTTGTGAcag AAGTTCTGCTGAAGCTGTATTAAATAAACCAATTTGGATAGATAATGTAAAGTTgaatatagaaaaaagaaaagcacaTAATA atttaaaaagatcaaaatcagagaaacaaaataatcCCATGGAAAATACAGATTCTATAAGTTAtgataacataaaatatatatttgaagaagAATCTACATTTGATAATCagttaatgatatttttaaatgcagTACAACTTACTGATATTGAATTAGAAACAAGATACAAATCTATTTGTACACAaatggataaaatatttaaagtgatATTTCCAAGATGTAAAACATATAGATTTGGTTCAACTCAAACTGGATTAGGTTTTAAAGAATGTgatttagatatatatatggatATTG GTGAACCAATAAATGAAAGTAAAAGTACATCAACAGATGCATGGACTATGCATAAGATTTttaaagaagtaaaaaaaattatgtatcgaATGAACTGTGTTTTTTctaacataatattaattccAAAAGCTAAGACGcctattataaaattttattatgttaGAACAAATGTTTCTTGTGATATCTCATTCAAAAATAGTTTGGGTGTATATAAAAgctatttgataaaatattgcatATCTCTTGATAACAGGTTAAAACCACTAATGTTGCTTATTAAATATTGGGCacgacattttaaaatatcaagtGGACGGAAAATATCCAATTATGCTTTAgtgttgttaattattttttatttacaacagCCATCTGTTAATATTATTCCTCCTTTaatgatattgaaaaatacatgTCGACCACAAATTATAAATGGATGGCAAGTTAATTTTGACACAAATGCAGTAATACCAccaattacaaataaaaataatattccacaACTTCTTCatggctttttctttttttatgcgACTTTTGAATTTAAATCGCAAGTAATATGTCCTATAGATGGAATGGTACACACAGAATCagagtttaaaaatataaaaaatttaccaTCATGCATGAATAGATATAAAGCATGTGTAAAAGAAGATGAATCTCTCAAATTCAATGTTAATAAACCAATGTGCGTACAAGACCCTATAGAACTATGTCATAATGTTACAGCAAGCACACAAATTTCCACATTGGATTCTGTTGTAAGATATTGTGAAATTGGTGCAGAAATTTGTGCAATATCTAGTAAAAATGATTACAAAGATCTAATGAAAACTTTGCTCACCACAGATCTTAAAAAGAaaggtaaatttaatattacaatttctgcaaatcaatttcaatatGGATCAAATAGTATGGAAACATGTGTAAACACTAcagaaaaaacgaaattttcaaatagtGACTGGTATTCTACTATTTTTAACAtagtaaaagatatttttgaaaaagtttTCATGGTACAGGTTGAAGTACTTCCAGTTGAAACAGAAGCAAAGCAGCAAAAAGTTGAGATGTTATCAGATGTGCATATAGAAAAACAGCATACAGTTACACTTCATTGTACTGGGACCCATTGCATATGGCGCAATAGACGAATTGACAATAATGTTTTAGATCCCAGTTTGAGTTGTTTGCAAAAGGAAGCTCTTGTGTCAAAACAAACAGTAGAAAATTGtggtaaagaaaaaataataaatagaacaaatttagattttatttatacatttaaaaagaaagatcccttaaaagtaattttaactGTAAGTAATAAACATTGTGATGATCATGTTTTTCAAGAATTTGCCTGTTTTGCTAGAGGTAAGATAgctgaaataataaaacgaacaTTGATACATATGCAACAATTTAACaaatcgtaa
- the LOC132908033 gene encoding terminal uridylyltransferase Tailor-like isoform X2, producing MENTDSISYDNIKYIFEEESTFDNQLMIFLNAVQLTDIELETRYKSICTQMDKIFKVIFPRCKTYRFGSTQTGLGFKECDLDIYMDIGEPINESKSTSTDAWTMHKIFKEVKKIMYRMNCVFSNIILIPKAKTPIIKFYYVRTNVSCDISFKNSLGVYKSYLIKYCISLDNRLKPLMLLIKYWARHFKISSGRKISNYALVLLIIFYLQQPSVNIIPPLMILKNTCRPQIINGWQVNFDTNAVIPPITNKNNIPQLLHGFFFFYATFEFKSQVICPIDGMVHTESEFKNIKNLPSCMNRYKACVKEDESLKFNVNKPMCVQDPIELCHNVTASTQISTLDSVVRYCEIGAEICAISSKNDYKDLMKTLLTTDLKKKGKFNITISANQFQYGSNSMETCVNTTEKTKFSNSDWYSTIFNIVKDIFEKVFMVQVEVLPVETEAKQQKVEMLSDVHIEKQHTVTLHCTGTHCIWRNRRIDNNVLDPSLSCLQKEALVSKQTVENCGKEKIINRTNLDFIYTFKKKDPLKVILTVSNKHCDDHVFQEFACFARGKIAEIIKRTLIHMQQFNKS from the exons ATGGAAAATACAGATTCTATAAGTTAtgataacataaaatatatatttgaagaagAATCTACATTTGATAATCagttaatgatatttttaaatgcagTACAACTTACTGATATTGAATTAGAAACAAGATACAAATCTATTTGTACACAaatggataaaatatttaaagtgatATTTCCAAGATGTAAAACATATAGATTTGGTTCAACTCAAACTGGATTAGGTTTTAAAGAATGTgatttagatatatatatggatATTG GTGAACCAATAAATGAAAGTAAAAGTACATCAACAGATGCATGGACTATGCATAAGATTTttaaagaagtaaaaaaaattatgtatcgaATGAACTGTGTTTTTTctaacataatattaattccAAAAGCTAAGACGcctattataaaattttattatgttaGAACAAATGTTTCTTGTGATATCTCATTCAAAAATAGTTTGGGTGTATATAAAAgctatttgataaaatattgcatATCTCTTGATAACAGGTTAAAACCACTAATGTTGCTTATTAAATATTGGGCacgacattttaaaatatcaagtGGACGGAAAATATCCAATTATGCTTTAgtgttgttaattattttttatttacaacagCCATCTGTTAATATTATTCCTCCTTTaatgatattgaaaaatacatgTCGACCACAAATTATAAATGGATGGCAAGTTAATTTTGACACAAATGCAGTAATACCAccaattacaaataaaaataatattccacaACTTCTTCatggctttttctttttttatgcgACTTTTGAATTTAAATCGCAAGTAATATGTCCTATAGATGGAATGGTACACACAGAATCagagtttaaaaatataaaaaatttaccaTCATGCATGAATAGATATAAAGCATGTGTAAAAGAAGATGAATCTCTCAAATTCAATGTTAATAAACCAATGTGCGTACAAGACCCTATAGAACTATGTCATAATGTTACAGCAAGCACACAAATTTCCACATTGGATTCTGTTGTAAGATATTGTGAAATTGGTGCAGAAATTTGTGCAATATCTAGTAAAAATGATTACAAAGATCTAATGAAAACTTTGCTCACCACAGATCTTAAAAAGAaaggtaaatttaatattacaatttctgcaaatcaatttcaatatGGATCAAATAGTATGGAAACATGTGTAAACACTAcagaaaaaacgaaattttcaaatagtGACTGGTATTCTACTATTTTTAACAtagtaaaagatatttttgaaaaagtttTCATGGTACAGGTTGAAGTACTTCCAGTTGAAACAGAAGCAAAGCAGCAAAAAGTTGAGATGTTATCAGATGTGCATATAGAAAAACAGCATACAGTTACACTTCATTGTACTGGGACCCATTGCATATGGCGCAATAGACGAATTGACAATAATGTTTTAGATCCCAGTTTGAGTTGTTTGCAAAAGGAAGCTCTTGTGTCAAAACAAACAGTAGAAAATTGtggtaaagaaaaaataataaatagaacaaatttagattttatttatacatttaaaaagaaagatcccttaaaagtaattttaactGTAAGTAATAAACATTGTGATGATCATGTTTTTCAAGAATTTGCCTGTTTTGCTAGAGGTAAGATAgctgaaataataaaacgaacaTTGATACATATGCAACAATTTAACaaatcgtaa